CTATCTTTTTTTTCATTATCTTAAGTTCAAGCGTTAAAGCCTGACCGCTTGCTCCTGCATTAACAGTGGACCCGATAAGAAATTCGGGAGACCCGGCCAGCTCAACACCCGCCATATCTTTGCCATTGTTAAGGCAATTGATTGTGCGTATCAGCTCAATCAAATCCAGATCATAAACAGCTTTTGCTTCATGATGATCACCAAAACGTGTTTCTTCACCAGTTACAGCCATAACGTTGGAAATCCCTGAAGCACCTGCCGCAAGAAGATCAGCTTGTATTGCAAGTCTGTTTCGGTCTCTGCAATTTACCTGAAAAATGGTTTCCAACCCTTTTCCTTTCAGTAATAATGCACCTCCAAGAGAACTCATACGCATCACGGCATTGCTCATTTCTGGTACTACAAAAGCATCAACAATTCCTTTAACTCTTTTAGCGTTTGCCAGCATCGAAGAGACATCAATTCCCTTGGGTGGTTCAAGTTCGGCCAAAATTACAAAATTCCCCTTTTCCAGCTTGCTTTTAAGACTCATAGAATTCCTCCTGGATCAGACTGTTCAAAGAATAGAAAATATTAAAACCAATATCAGCCATATGGCAAATATCTATACTGGCCGGTTTGCAAAAGATCGAATATAGATTTAACGCTTATCCCCCTGATTCTCGATCACCATACTCGCCCACGGGAAGCGACACTGTAAAAATACTTCCTTTGTCCAAAACGCTTTTAACGCAAATCGATCCGCCAAGATCGGTCAAAAGACCTTTTACTATAGGAAGCCCTAAGCCGGTTCCTGTTATAAATCTTGTTTTTTCATTTTTTATCCTGAAGAATTTATCAAAAATTTTATCAATATACGTTGGATCGATACCAAAACCATTATCTTTTATTTCTATTACAAGATTTTTTCCATCAAAACAGGCATCAACTTTTATTTCCCCTCCTTCCTGAGTATAATTTATGGCATTTGTAATAAGATTGCCAAAAATGCTTTCAAGAGCCAGCGGGTCTGATTTGATGGAAGGCAGGTCACTTTCAGGCAAACATAGCTCAAGCGACTGTTGTTTAGTTTTAGCTCTGGTACCAAGAAAATCCAATATACTCTTAAGCAGTGTTTTTATACACACCGGGTTAAGTTCTTTACTTACCATACCTGCTTCAATACGCGAAAGGTCGAGAAGATCACCTATAAGAGAAATAAGGCCGCTTGTTTTTTCCTTGGCGCGGGACAAAAGCTGTCTTTCATCATCAGATTCACCGCCTGCCATATCATTTAAGACAGAAGCTAACTGCTCATGTATAGTCGAAAGAGGAGATCTTAATTCATGGGATACTTTTGCAACAAATTCGGATTTGAGTCTGTCTAATACTTTCAATGCCGTAATATCTTCTACCGATATAACTGCTCCCAGACATTCATTTTCGTCCCCTAAAACGGGTCTTAACCTTGCCATTAGAAATTTGTCGTCACTTGTTGAAAACTCATATGGCAAAATGCTTCCCATATCACCATAACAGCCTTGTGAAATTTTCATAACCAGCGAACAAAAACCCTCGTCTTTAACATAATGTTCTATATGCTCGTCAGTAGAATTATCAACCGGGTCTATATCCAAATGCCTTAAAAAAGCCGGGTTCATAAGCGCAACCTGCCCACTTGAATTGGTTACTACAATTCCGTTTGGAAGAGATTCAATTATGGTTCTTATGCGGCTTTTTTCCGTTCCCAGATCAGCTAAAGTTCTTTTTCTTTCAAGCTCAAGAATTTCGGCTTCAAAAGTCAATCTGATCTTTTCTAAAGCCCGGTTTACTATTATTCTTAAATGCTCCGGCTCAAACGGTTTCGCGATAAAATCATATGCGCCATGCTTCATAGCTTCTATAGCAGTTTCAACAGTAGCATAGCCGGTAATTACTATCACAAGAATGTCAGGATTCTTTTCCTTGATTCTTACCAAAACCTGCATTCCGTCAAGTCCGGGCATTTTTAAATCCAGAAGAACTATAGAAACCTTTTGTTTATCCAGGATATCAAGCGCTTTATCTCCCCTTTCAGCTGTAATAACCTTTAAACCCATCCGGACAAGGATTCTTTCAGCTCCAGTTCTTATGCCTTCTTCATCATCAACAACAAGAACATGTGTTGTGTCTTGGGTGATTTTCAATTTTCGCATTCTCCCTTGTCAGGATTTACTGCCGGAAGCTCGATTATAATAGTAGTTCCTTTATCAACAACACTCTTTGCAATAATTTTTCCATGGTGGTTTTCCAAAATACTGTAAGCAAGGCTTAATCCCAGACCGGTACCTTTGCCTTCTTCTTTGGTTGTAAAGAAAGGTTCAAATATATGAGCCAGAATATTTTCAGGTATCCCATGCCCTGTATCCGATATTTCTATAACAACAACATCTTTTTCCGGAGGCTTATAGCTCTTTATTTTTAGCTTGCCGTTTCCTTCCATTGCATCTGCGGCATTTAATATTATGTTCATAAAAACATGATTGAGCTGTTGTATATCCCCATATATTTCAGGAAGAGATGGAGAAAGATTTTTTTCAATTTCAATATTATGAAAAAGCGTTTGATTCTCCAGCAAAAACAATGTACGCGAAATAGCCGTGTTTACGTCATGCGAACGCATTTCATGACGGGTCTGACGGGCAAATTCAAGCAGTTCTTTAACCGTATCCCGGCATCTTTGTGCTTCTTTGAATATACGCGTAATGTCACTTTTAGCTCCTTCTTCCAAAGTGTATTCTTCCAAAACAAGCTGTGAAAAAAGAGTAATGCTGCTTAAAGGGTTATTTAACTGATGAGCCACACCTGCCGCCAGTTTTCCGAGAGATGCCATTTTTTCCGACTGAAGAATTTGTATCTGAGCTTTTTCCAGTTCTTTTCTCATCTTTATTGTATCACGCATATCGTGAAAAAACCCTATTGTGGCAACTTCGCGATCATCCTCATAAATTATGGAGGCATTCAGACTTATGGGAATTCTGTCTCCGTTTTTCCCAACCACTTCGGTTTTATGGGATTTCAGCTTTCCCTTGCCTCCAAAATCATCGCTTCGAAGCTTTTGCATTACATCTCTTGCCCCATCACCGGGATATACGTCGCGTATATTGAGATTTTCCAGAGCATCTTTAACATTAAAACCGCCTATCTTGGCAGCGGCGTCATTAAATATAAGAATTTTACCTTTCATATCCGCAGCAATAACGCCATCTACAGAACTAAGTATTAAATTCCGCAAAAAAGCATTTGATCTTTTAAGTTTTTCTTCAAGCCCTTCAAGAGCCGGAAAATCAAAATCCACAATAACAAGGGCATCGATTTCTTTTTCCGAGAGTATAGGATAGGAATACAGGCAAAACATTTTATCCTGTTCTATCAAAGCTTTCTGATCTATCATGGCCGGGCTTTTTGTATTCTTTACAATTACAGCCGGGCAATTATCACAGTGTGAATCCAGGCCGTGAAAAGCCTCATAACAATGCTTACCCATAAGGCCATGTTTTAATGTTTTCAGTGAGTCGCTGTTTATCGCAAGAATTTTAAAGTCCGGGGAAATAACAAGAATTTTTCGTTTAACTGCATTTATAGCTTTCAAAAGATATTCATTTTCTCTTTCAGATAGCATTTTTTTAGTTCCCTTATAATTAAACGAAAACTATAAATAGAATACAAAGCTGCTAACACATAAAATTCATTGTTAAATTTATTAACAAATTATAGAGTAAAGGAAGTTTATTATTGATGTTTTAAGAAAGCGTATTCACAAGTTTAGTGAAATTTGTTATTATTTAATTCCATGAGTGAAAAAAAAGCAAATAAAAGTTTATTTTTTTTGTATTTTTGTCGAAAAGCATATTCAAAATAGAAATAAGCAAAAAAAGTTTCATAGAGTTTATTAATTCCTTGACACCTAACTTTTTATTTGACAAAAAAGTTCTTTCTATATCTGTATATATATAGATGGGTTTTTACGGAGCCCATCATAAGACCGGGGATAGAAAGGCTGGGCCTGAAGAAAGAATACAAGTGCTTGGATTTACTCCGAGCGTTGAAATAAGTTAAGCTTTTCCGCTTTTGGAAATAGTCGGTTTTTGACATTTTGCAAAAGCATCTTAAATTTTAAATTAAGTGGACTTTAAAAAAGTCTTGTTGGGACGGCAAAGCAAAATAATAGCATTAATATATATTTGCAAAGCCGCTATAATAATATGTATTTTGCATTGATTCCGCTAAGTTCAAGATTATTATGATAACGGAATATCCAGATGGTTTATTTTAAGGAGAAATAATGGGGGCTGTTAAAGGAAACAAAAGCGGGTCGGTAATGATTGTCGGTGCAGGTATTACAGGTATGCAGTCTGCGCTTGATCTTGCCGAGTCCGGTTATTACGTTTATCTTGTGGAAAAATCCGCTGCCATCGGCGGGCTAATGTCGCAGCTTGACAAGACCTTTCCGACAAATGACTGTGCGATGTGAGTAATCTCACCTAAACTGGTCGAGGTCGGCCGGCATCTTAACATCGAGCTTTTAACAAATACGGAACTTCTGGGACTTGAAGGAGATCCTGGTAATTTTAAAGCAAAAATAAAACAAAATCCACGTTATATAGACCTTTCCAAATGTACGAGCTGCGGAGATTGTTCCAAAGTCTGTCCAGTTACACTACCTAATGAATATGATGAAAGCCTTTCTGTAAGAAAAGCCATTTATAAGCAATACGCACAGGCTATCCCCGGAGCATACTCCATACAGAAAACCGATAAGGCCCCGTGCAGGCTTGCATGTCCGGCTGGTCTTAATGTTCAGGGTTATGTTCAGATGGTAGGCCAGAGCAAATATAAAGAGGCCCTTCAGATCATTATGGAGGATCTGCCTTTGCCCGGAGTTCTTGGAAGAATATGCCCTCATGGTTGCGAAGACGCCTGTCGCAGGTGTGATGTGGATCATCCTGTTGCAATACGCAACCTCAAACGACTTGCCGCGGATAAATTTGATCCAAGAAATGTTGAGATCAAAATGCTTCCCAAAAGGGAAGATAAGGTTGCTATTATTGGATCAGGTCCGGCAGGTCTTTCCGCCGCATACCAACTTGCGCGAAACGGAGTGCTTTCTACCATCTTTGAAGCTCTTCCCAAGGCTGGTGGCATGTTAAGGGTTGGCATACCTGAACACAGACTTCCAAGAGACGTTCTTGATAATGAAATAGAAGTAATAACAAACCTTGGGGTTGAAATTAAAACAAATACCCCGCTTGGCTCTGATCTTACCATAGATGACCTTTTTGCCAAAGGTTATAAATCCGTATATATAGCAATCGGTGCACACAAGGGTTTTGATCTTGGTGTTCCAGGAGAAAAAGCCAAAGGAGTCCGTCAGGGTGTTGATTTCTTAAGAGAAGTAAACCTTACGGGAAAGGCACAAGTCGGTAAAAATGTTGCGATAATCGGCGGCGGTAATGTTGCCATAGATGTTGCAAGATGCGCCGTAAGGCTTGGAGCCGAAAAGGTCAATATAATTTACAGAAGAACCCGCAGTGAAATGCCTGCATGGGAAGAAGAAATTCATGCCGCTGAAACCGAAGGAACCGAAATAACATATCTTGCAGCACCTCAGGAAATATTGACTGCAGATGGCAATGTTATAGGTCTGCGATGTATTCGTATGGAGCTTGGAGAACCGGATTCATCAGGAAGAAGAAGACCTGTTCCTGTTCCCGGAAGTGAATATGACATTGAGATAGATCAACTTATACCTGCGATAGGCCAGAAGCCGGATTTGTCCGCACTTGAAAATGTGACCGGTTTAGACTTTTCTAAATGGGGAACAGTTGAGACTGATTCCGTGACTTATGCTACCGGCCGGGCAGGTGTTTTTGCAGGTGGTGATGTTCAAACAGGTCCTTGGGTTGCCATAGGGGCAATTGCAGCCGGAAAAGAAGCAGCCGATTCTATAATGAGGTATCTGGACGGAAAAGACATGGCCGAAGGCCGTGAGGCTGTGACAAATGAAAATCCTGTTTACAGACCTGTGCCTAAAGGCGAGCCCATTAAATCGAGAGCTGTAATGCCTGAACTTTCTGCTGAAAAACGGGCAGGTAATTTTAAGGAAGTCGAACTTGGCTATAATGAAGAAGACGGAGCCGCTGAAGCAGGAAGATGTCTTAACTGCGGTTATTGCTGCGAGTGTAATCAGTGTGTTGACGCCTGTCTTGCAGGTGCTGTTGATCACAGCCAGAAAGTTGAAGAAAAACAAATTGATGTTGGTTCCGTAATACTATGTCCCGGAGCCGATACTTACGATCCTTCATCTCTTGACGAATTCTATCATTATAAGACCAATCCTAATGTACTAACCAGTCTTGAATTTGAAAGATTACTTAGCGCATCAGGCCCCACAATGGGGCATTTACTCAAACCGTCCGATAAGAAAGAACCTCAAAAAATTGCATGGCTTCAATGTATAGGTTCAAGAGATAACAACAAATGTGGAAACGGTTACTGCTCGTCTGTATGCTGCATGTATGCCATAAAAGATGCGATGGTTTCAAAAGAACATGCCAATGGCGATCTGGATTGCGCAATATTTAATATTGATATCAGAACTTTTGGCAAAGATTACGAAAAATATTATGACCGTGCTAAAGACGAACAAGGTGTAAGATTTATTAATGCCCGTATTCACACGATTGATGAAGTTGGAGAAGAAAAAGCTTTAAAGCTTCGTTATGCTGATGATTCTGGCCAGATTCAGGAAGAAATATTTGACATGGTTGTTCTTTCGGTTGGTCTTCAGGTGTCTGAATCTACAGTGGAGCTTGCAAAAAAACTTGATGTGGATATTAACAAAAATAATTTTGCCGTCACAAAACCTTTTGAGCCGGTCATGACATCAAGGCCCGGGGTTTATGCCTGCGGAATATTTCAGGGACCTAAGGATATCCCTCATTCGGTTATGGAAGCAAGTGCTGCGGCATGTGGTGCCGGGATTAGCCTTACATCTTCGCGGGGTACTTTAGTAAAAGACAAGATTTTCCCGGAAGAAATAGCATTAGCGGATCAACAACCGCGTGTAGGTGTTTTTGTATGCAATTGCGGAATCAACATCGGCGGAGTTGCAGATGTTCCTGCAATCGTCGAATATGCAAAATCATTACCTGGAGTGGCGCATGTTGAGGATAACCTTTTTTCATGCAGCAATGACACCCAGGACAAAATAGTAGAAGTTATCAAGAAAAATAACTTAAACCGGATTGTGGTTGCAGCATGTACTCCAAAAACACATGAACCATTGTTTCAGGAAACTATTCGCAACGCAGGGCTTAACCCTTATTTGTTTGAAATGGCCAATATCAGAAACCAGTGTACATGGGTTCATTCGAATGAAAAGGAAAAAGCTACTCAAAAAGCCAAAGACTTATTAAAAATGGCGGTTTCCAAGGCCGCACTCTTGGAATCTATACCTGATATATTGGTAGATGTTGAAAAATCAGGCTTGGTAATAGGCGGTGGTGTTGCCGGAATGACTGCAGCTTTATGTTTGGCCGATCAGGGTTTTTCTACAACTCTGGTTGAAAAATCAAACGTTTTAGGAGGTTCTGCACAAAATCTAACAAAAACATGGGATGGCCAGGATGTCAGGACATTTCTTTCCGAAAAAATACAAAAAGTGGAAAATCATCCGAACATCAATCTGTTGCTTGATGCAGAAGTAAAAGATGCTTCCGGCTTTGTCGGTAATTTTGAAACGAACGTAGTGGCGAATAACACGCAACATACAATTAAGCATGGTATCACTATTATTGCAACAGGCGGAAAAGCGGCGGTTACAGATGAATACCTTTACGGGGAGCATCCATCCGTTACTACCTGGCATGACCTCGAACATCAGCCTGAAAAATTGAAAGATGCAAATAGCATAGTATTTATTCAATGTGTCGGATCACGTGATGAAAACAGACCTTATTGTTCTATGATCTGTTGTACTTCAGCTATTTCTCAGGCTGTTTCTATAAAGGAAGAAGATCCTGATAAGGATGTATTTGTCCTGTATAGAGATATAAGAACATATGGAGAAAAAGAAGAATTATATAAAAAGGCCAGAGAGAAAGGTATAATTTTTATTCGCTATAAATTAGACAAAAAACCTTTGGTTAAAGCGGCTGGCAAAGGTTTGGAAGTTACTGTATTTGACCCTGTCCTGCAAAGAAGCGTTCAGATACAGGCGGATTTAGTCAATCTCTCGACAGCTATTGAACCTATGGAAAATGATGCTTTGGCGTCCGTTTACAAATTGCCGCTTAATGCCGAGAAATTTTTCATGGAAGCACACGCAAAATTGAGGCCGGTTGATTTTGCGACAGAAGGTCTTTTTATCTGCGGATTAGCTCACTATCCCAAACCACTGGATGAATCCATTTCTCAGGCATATGCCGCAGCCGGTCGGGCTGTTACCATTCTTTCAAGGAATACAATCACAATTTCTCCTCTGGTATCTCAGGTTGATGCCGAAAAGTGTATCGGATGCGGTCTTTGCGCTGAAATTTGTCCCTTTGGAGGAATTGTAATGGAAGACCCTGAAGGTAAAGGACAAAAGGCAAAAAATATACCTGCATCGTGCAAAGGATGTGGTTTGTGTTCGGCAAGCTGTCCGCAAAAAGCTATTGACATGTTGCATTTCAGAGACAAGCAAATAATGGCTGCGGTAAATGCTGCCGTATAATAACGTTATACAATTTCTATGGTGATAATTATGACAGATTTTGAACCTAAAATAGTTGCTTTTCTATGCAACTGGTGTGCTTATGCCGGAGCTGATCTGGCAGGGGTGTCACGAATACAACACCCTTCCAACTTAAGAACGGTACGTGTAATGTGTTCCGGGCGTGTAGATCCGCTATTTATTGTTCAGGCATTAAAAAAAGGGTCTGACGGTATTTTGGTGGCCGGCTGACATTTCGGCGACTGCCATTACCTGGAAGGTAATATTCAAGCTGAAAAAAAGATTATTATGACCCAAAAACTTCTAAAGCTTTCCGGCATCGGGGAAAACAGGTTGCATCTGGCCTGGCTGTCCTCTGCTGAAGCTCAGAGATTTGTTGATATATCCACAGCAGCTATAAATAGCATTAAGGAACAGGGTAAATTTGAACCGGCTATGTATGAACTTGAGCTGGGTGCTGTGGAAGAAACTTTAAAATCCGAAACAATACGCTGGATGGTCGGCAAAGAAGTTAAATTGCTCACCAAGGGCGATGTTTACGGCCGAAAATGGGAAAGAGAAAAATTTGAATCTGTTCTGGATTCCGTTCTGGATAGAGAATACAAAATTCGTCTGATTCATCAGGCGATAGCTGCCGGGTTTACATCTGTCAGAGGGATAAGCAGCAGAATCGGGATGGAGATGAAAGAAATTTCCTATCTTCTGGCAGACATGGAAAAAAGCAGCATGGTCGAATTTAAAGGCCATGAGGGCAGCATTCCGGTTTTCGGAGCATTATAATTCAAAGTATTATAATAAGGAGATAACGTGGCAACGGATAAAGGTAAAATCAGCGGGTCTGTTATGGTGGTTGGCGCCGGTATTGCTGGCATGCAGGCATCGCTGGATCTGGCAAATTCAGATTACTATGTGCATCTTGTAGATAAGTTGCCGACAGTCGGCGGCATGATGGCCCGGCTGGATAAGACATTCCCGACCAATGACTGTGCGATGTGAGTTATCTCACCTAAACTGGTCGAGGTCGGCCGGCATCTTAATGTTAATAAAATTACAAACAGCGAAATAAAAACGGTTGAAGGTGAACCGGGTAATTTTACAGTTACTCTTGTTAATCATCCCCGATATATTGATCCTGTTAAATGTACGGGCTGCGGAGAATGCGCCCGTCATTGTCCTGTCACAGCAGTCAACCGCTACAACAAGGGGCTTGATGAACGCAGAGCAACCTATATTGAATATCCCCAGGCAGTTCCGCTTGCATTTGGCATCGACACTGAAACTTGTATCGGCTGCGGCCTGTGTGAAAACATGTGCGTTGCAAAAGCTATCTGCTACGACGATGTTGAGCGTGAATCCACACTAACTGTTGGATCAATAATTCTTGCATCCGGTAGCCAGGGATATGACCCTTCCAAACTGGATTTTTTAGGTTACGGTAAGTATCCCAATGTAGTTACCAGTGAAGAATTCGAGCGTATCTTGAGTGCATCAGGACCTTATCGTGGACATCTTTGCCGTCCGCTTGACCGTGAAGAACCGAAAAAAATCGCATGGCTGCAGTGTGTCGGCTCCCGTGATACCAATAAATGCGGAAACGGTTACTGCTCGTCCGTATGCTGCATGTATGCGATCAAGGAAGCCATGATAGCAAAAGAACATGTGCATGGCGAACTTGACTGTGTAGTATTCAATATGGATATCCGTTCTTTCGGCAAGGATTATGAAAAATACTACCTAAGGGCCAAAGACAAAGATGGCGTAAGATTTGTTAAAGCAAGGATTCATACGATTACGGAAATTCCCGAAACAGGCGATCTTTCTGTACGATTCGTAAATGAAGCGGGAGAAATTCTTGAAGAAATATTCAACATGGTGGTTCTGTCCGTTGGCCTCCAGATTCCCGAAACATCAAAAGTACTGGCAAAACAACTGGGGATTGAGCTGAATAAATACAATTTTGTTACCACAGATCCATTTACACCGGTTATTACTTCACGTCCCGGTGTTTATACCTGTGGTGTATTTCAGGGCCCAAAGGATATTCCAAGTTCCGTTACTGAAGCAAGCGCAGCTGCCTGTATGGCAGGTGGTGATCTTGTGGAGGCCCGTGGCACTGAAACTAAAGCTATTGAAATCCCTGATCAACAGGATGTAGCTGAACAAACCCCTAGAATCGGAGTATTTGTCTGCAACTGCGGTATCAATATCGGCGGAGTTGTCAATGTTCCTAAAGTTACCGAATATGCAGGAACTCTTCCTTATGTGGTTTTCACAGATCACAACCTTTTCACCTGCTCTCAGGATACTCAGGATAAGATCAAGGAAAAGATCATTGAGCATAAGCTTAACCGGGTGGTCGTAGCATCATGCAGTCCAAAAACTCATGAACAGATGTTTATGGAAACCTTAGAGGCATGTGGCCTGAATCGTTATCTGTTTGAAATGGCAAATATACGAAACCATAATTCATGGATACATTCCAAGAGTCCTGAACTTGCTACACAGAAAGCAAAAGATCTGGTCAGGATGGCAATCGCCAGGTCTGCTACTTTGAAGCAATTGAACGAAAAAGTCATTTCAGTCAATAAGCAGGCTCTTGTTATCGGTGGTGGTATTTCCGGAATGAATGCCGCGCTTGGTCTTGGGAAGCAAGGATTCAAGGTGTTTTTGCTGGAAAAAGAATCTGAGCTGGGCGGCTTTTCCCTCAAACTTCACCATACTATTGAAGGAAAAGATGTTAAAACATATATAAAAGAACTTATAGAACAGGTTCAGCAAAATCCAAATATTGAAGTTATTACTAAAGCGCGTGTAACCGATTTTGCAGGATATAAGGGAAATTTCACAACTGAAGTAGCTGTCGGAGAAGAAAAGCAAAAGCTTGAACACGGCATTATTATTGTTGCAACCGGCGCCAAAGAATATATCCCAATTGAATATTCATATAATGAAGATCCACGTGTAGTAACACAGGTTCAGCTTGGAGATATCCTGGAAGATAAAGGAGCCGCAGAACTTGATTCTGTTGTAATGATCCAATGCGTTGGTTCCAGAAACAAAGAAAATGAAAACTGTTCCAGAATTTGCTGTCAGAATGCAGTTAAAAACTCCTTGGCGATAAAAAAATTGAATCCCGAAACCAATGTTTATGTGCTTTACAGGGATATCCGCACATATGGACTTTTAGAAGAATATTATACTGAAGCAAGAAATCTGGGAGTTATCTTCATCAGGTTTGATGAGGATCATCCTCCTCAGGTGGAACCTTCTTCCGAAGGAATGATTGTAAAAGTAAAAGACCATATTCTTCAAAAAGATCTTGAAATACGTGCTGACCTTTTGGCGCTAAGCGCTGGAATGGTTGCAGAAGACACAACCGAGCTTTGCGGAATAATGAAGTTTAACCGCAATCCGGAAGGATTTTTTATTGAAGCGCATGTTAAGCTGAGACCTGTTGATATGCCGGGTGAAGGAATTTTCCTGTGCGGTACTGCTCACGGGCCAAAACTGATAACCGAAGCAATTGCTCAGGCCCAGGCTGCTGCATCCCGCGCAACAACATTTCTTTCCAAGTCTCATATTAAACTGTCGGCAATTACAGCACAGGTGGATACGGAACATTGCGTGAAATGCCTTACCTGTGTCCGGTCTTGTCCGTTTGAAGTACCGGTCTTTAATACTGAAAAACAGGTTATTGAAATAGATGACGCCATCTGCCATGGTTGCGGTGTGTGCGCAAGCGTATGCCCAAGGCAGACCATTCAGCTTAATTTTTATGAAGATGATCAAATTACTAGCAAAATTGATGCCTTGCTGGCAGGGGGAATGTAATGTCTGACTTTGAACCAACTATTATTGCGTTTTGTTGCGAGTACTGAGGATATTCTGCTGCGGACCTGGCAGGTTCGATGCGGCTGGATTATCCTGTAAATATTAAAATCATACGGGTTCCCTGTACCGGAAAAGTGGATGTCATGCACTTGATGAGATCTATACAGATGGGCGCTGACGGCGCTTATGCTGTCGGCTGTCTGGAAGGGGCATGCCATTATAAACAGGGAAATTTACGTGCCAGGGAACGGGTTATGCACGTACAGAAACTTTTGGAAGAGGTTGGACTTGAAGGGGACAGAGTAAGGATGTATAATCTTTCTTCAGGCGAGGGACCTACCTTTGCAGCATATGCAAAAGAGATGACTGAACATATAAAGAAGCTTGGGCCTAACCCATTAAAAAAATGGTCAACAGCCAAAAATAAGGAGTAAACTATGGCGGAAGAAGCAATCAAACTTGGCGGTAAAAAGAAAAGTATGTTTATAGACAAAGTCAAGGAAATTCTCCCTAAAGGGGGTAATCTTAATCTTTGTCTTACCTGTGGAGCATGTTCATCAGGATGTCCTGCGACAGGGCTTGAGGGCATGGATCCAAGGAAATTTTTGCGCATGGCGGCACTTGGCATGGATGAAGAGTTATTAAAGAGCGATTGGGCATGGATGTGTACTATGTGCATGCGTTGTATTTATGTATGTCCAATGGAAATTAATATCCCACAGCTTGTTTTCAAT
This genomic interval from Pseudomonadota bacterium contains the following:
- a CDS encoding methylenetetrahydrofolate reductase; translation: MSLKSKLEKGNFVILAELEPPKGIDVSSMLANAKRVKGIVDAFVVPEMSNAVMRMSSLGGALLLKGKGLETIFQVNCRDRNRLAIQADLLAAGASGISNVMAVTGEETRFGDHHEAKAVYDLDLIELIRTINCLNNGKDMAGVELAGSPEFLIGSTVNAGASGQALTLELKIMKKKIEAGANFFITPALFEVKGIQPFLERVDLSKVKIIPTVLLLKSAGMAKYIKQHMDNIMIPDSVVERIQNAPDRVRECVKIASETVSMLKNEGFAGAFISTLGWENKLSEILE
- a CDS encoding response regulator codes for the protein MRKLKITQDTTHVLVVDDEEGIRTGAERILVRMGLKVITAERGDKALDILDKQKVSIVLLDLKMPGLDGMQVLVRIKEKNPDILVIVITGYATVETAIEAMKHGAYDFIAKPFEPEHLRIIVNRALEKIRLTFEAEILELERKRTLADLGTEKSRIRTIIESLPNGIVVTNSSGQVALMNPAFLRHLDIDPVDNSTDEHIEHYVKDEGFCSLVMKISQGCYGDMGSILPYEFSTSDDKFLMARLRPVLGDENECLGAVISVEDITALKVLDRLKSEFVAKVSHELRSPLSTIHEQLASVLNDMAGGESDDERQLLSRAKEKTSGLISLIGDLLDLSRIEAGMVSKELNPVCIKTLLKSILDFLGTRAKTKQQSLELCLPESDLPSIKSDPLALESIFGNLITNAINYTQEGGEIKVDACFDGKNLVIEIKDNGFGIDPTYIDKIFDKFFRIKNEKTRFITGTGLGLPIVKGLLTDLGGSICVKSVLDKGSIFTVSLPVGEYGDRESGG
- a CDS encoding PAS domain S-box protein; its protein translation is MLSERENEYLLKAINAVKRKILVISPDFKILAINSDSLKTLKHGLMGKHCYEAFHGLDSHCDNCPAVIVKNTKSPAMIDQKALIEQDKMFCLYSYPILSEKEIDALVIVDFDFPALEGLEEKLKRSNAFLRNLILSSVDGVIAADMKGKILIFNDAAAKIGGFNVKDALENLNIRDVYPGDGARDVMQKLRSDDFGGKGKLKSHKTEVVGKNGDRIPISLNASIIYEDDREVATIGFFHDMRDTIKMRKELEKAQIQILQSEKMASLGKLAAGVAHQLNNPLSSITLFSQLVLEEYTLEEGAKSDITRIFKEAQRCRDTVKELLEFARQTRHEMRSHDVNTAISRTLFLLENQTLFHNIEIEKNLSPSLPEIYGDIQQLNHVFMNIILNAADAMEGNGKLKIKSYKPPEKDVVVIEISDTGHGIPENILAHIFEPFFTTKEEGKGTGLGLSLAYSILENHHGKIIAKSVVDKGTTIIIELPAVNPDKGECEN